The Vespula pensylvanica isolate Volc-1 chromosome 5, ASM1446617v1, whole genome shotgun sequence genome includes a window with the following:
- the LOC122629311 gene encoding uncharacterized protein LOC122629311 isoform X3 — protein sequence MVLPTESQTQSPSCLQGTKPSNVDKMPDRNQVESRLNQIRDYIGVTSTMMDSLSQSSDPRAQTQNEKLSRMVEDLRDSETKLAKLLETYHNHGITNQNGDSGKEDGEENTDTSREMILRRKMEESQRKLVQLQEYHANLVGMQHRVRERLNEARQAQQALLQQENQAAGTSTWEGNNRLVAPLPTNVEELQSETAALRGKLTQLQSKKKHMDHLLAELQVVEMSDRASCSSDGSRNVTRDKAAELEAMKAQLNHLKALMEEATRVRECLDSTSEPEPDVDVNGEGAEENESQEEGGSLCSSSNALENQMDNDDVTREKTRNSRQRPTVEEVQAVTRELKEQSALLQATRAELQRLKQPLVASTVHSPPVSIFPGSTPPPSLVGVNIEKKQSNNVSDIQPVQTKRRQIEDFVKKDQGQTSSINRNVGGTDLNSHRSSSSRISHTGTPTNVWPPIAATGGTNEQNIDEMLENLMDVGPQTTTIENGFTGNYWGYPPVPMNQSQHGSAEYYHNLLLNSQVQQLQVQQLQVMGTTIQQCCQLLWVQQRELQSMRTAITQLQLQLRQSQTVQRSNNSENQEEYSNLSRSVHHLADTLDAALPPSSSLPNLVSLPNTSPALSHSVVGTNSQQHQQQQLNNQVPPGNRANNYWDNFRSYSRQNLLSGSAKTVTDSTTASISNSATSANSASSAVHTSLGKDKRNREQGADNLPLPSLMIAETQYSLNLQQQSNLQQQERENTTMRSNIITNEVSQADNSGEEAHSSFRLPHATNDENFLHNLSPEMREVIKSLVVANKKRPDNLVTILKEITAISEDKRLPLLLISLRFLQDTQPLQNAQNEVADQTGSDSCRSSDEDSDVGAILGFNLENQCSLNELVASTHAGSSSSPMAQVPLIDRLEIPTSSSPDNDNAPASASALKPGCNEDLAEADQSRSESSGNQQIHHNEENNEQMQDDVALSLGAALGTLEAALVESDDDETTAKDEHDRGKLTTRRYRRCY from the exons AATGGCGATAGTGGAAAAGAGGATGGAGAAGAAAATACTGATACCAGTAGAGAAATGATATTACGTAGAAAAATGGAGGAATCTCAAAGAAAACTTGTGCAATTGCAGGAATATCATGCAAATTTAGTTGGAATGCAACATCGTGTTAGGGAAAGATTAAACGAAGCTCGACAAGCCCAACAAGCTTTATTGCAACAAGAAAATCAAGCTGCTGGAACTTCTACATGGGAAGGCAATAATCGTTTGGTTGCACCATTACCAACAAATGTTGAAGAATTGCAATCAGAAACAGCTGCATTAAGAGGTAAACTTACTCAGTTACAGAGCAAGAAAAAGCATATGGACCATCTTTTAGCTGAATTACAAGTCGTGGAAATGTCAGACAGAGCCAGTTGT aGCTCTGATGGCTCTAGGAATGTGACTAGAGATAAAGCAGCAGAATTGGAAGCAATGAAAGCGCAACTCAACCACTTAAAAGCTTTGATGGAAGAAGCTACAAGAGTCAGAGAATGTCTAGATTCTACTTCAGAGCCTGAACCTGATGTGGATGTTAATGGCGAAGGAGCAGAAGAAAATGAATCCCAGGAAGAAGGTGGTAGTTTATGTAGCTCGAGTAATGCATTGGAAAATCAAATGGATAATGATGATGTAACTCGTGAAAAAACTAGGAATTCTAGACAAAGACCTACTGTTGAAGAAGTTCAG GCTGTTACAAGAGAACTGAAAGAACAATCTGCATTATTGCAAGCAACTCGAGCGGAGTTACAGCGTTTAAAACAACCATTAGTAGCTTCTACTGTTCATTCCCCACCAGTATCTATTTTCCCTGGATCAACACCACCTCCTTCGTTGGTAGGagttaatattgaaaaaaagcaaagtaaTAATGTTAGTGATATTCAACCAGTTCAAACAAAAAGACGCCAGATAGAAGATTTTGTCAAAAAA GATCAAGGTCAAACATCTAGTATTAATCGCAATGTCGGTGGTACAGATTTGAATAGTCACAGAAGTTCTAGTTCACGTATTAGTCATACAGGCACACCTACAAATGTGTGGCCTCCAATTGCTGCTACAG GTGGCACTAATGAACAAAATATAGATgaaatgttagaaaatttgATGGATGTTGGTCCTCAAACAACAACGATTGAAAATGGGTTTACGGGAAATTATTGGGGATATCCACCAGTACCTATGAATCAATCGCAACATG GTTCCGCGGAATACTATCACAATTTGCTATTAAATTCTCAAGTACAGCAACTCCAAGTACAGCAACTTCAAGTAATGGGTACAACTATACAGCAATGCTGTCAGTTATTGTGGGTACAACAACGGGAATTGCAATCTATGCGTACAGCAATTACTCAGCTACAGTTACAGTTAAGACAATCTCAAACAGTACAAAGAAGCAATAACTCCGAAAATCAGGAAGAATATTCTAATCTAAGCCGCAGTGTGCATCATCTTGCTGATACGTTAGATGCAGCATTACCGCCAAGTTCTTCTTTACCGAATCTTGTTTCATTACCTAATACTTCTCCTGCACTTTCTCATTCAGTAGTAGGTACTAATTCtcaacaacatcaacaacaacaattgaACAATCAAGTACCACCCGGAAATAGAGCAAACAACTACTGGGATAACTTTCGAAG tTACTCAAGACAAAACTTACTCTCTGGAAGTGCAAAAACAGTAACTGATTCTACCACAGCATCCATTTCAAATTCTGCTACTTCTGCAAATAGTGCAAGTAGTGCAGTTCATACTTCTCTTGG GAAGGATAAACGAAATCGAGAACAGGGAGCAGATAATTTACCTTTACCATCATTAATGATAGCAGAAACACAATATTCATTAAATCTCCAACAACAATCTAATTTACAgcaacaagaaagagaaaatactaCAATGAGAAGTAATATCATAACAAATGAAGTATCACAAGCTGACAATTCGGGAGAAGAAGCCCATAGTTCATTTAGACTCCCACATGCAACTAATGATGagaattttttacataatttaag TCCTGAAATGAGAGAAGTCATTAAGTCACTCGTTGTAGCTAATAAGAAGAGACCTGATAATTTAGTAACTATTTTAAAAGAGATTACAGCTATAAGCGAAGACAAAAGACttcctcttttattaataagtcTTCGTTTCTTGCAAGATACACAACCACTACAGAATGCTCag AATGAAGTAGCTGATCAAACAGGGAGTGATAGTTGTCGATCAAGTGACGAAGATTCAGACGTGGGTGCTATACTAGGCTTTAACTTGGAAAATCAGTGTTCATTAAATGAATTAGTTGCATCAACTCATGCTGGTTCTTCATCATCTCCTATGGCACAAGTTCCATTAATAGATCGCTTAGAAATACCt ACATCAAGTTCCCCTGACAACGACAATGCTCCTGCTTCAGCATCTGCTCTTAAACCAGGTTGCAATGAAGACTTAGCAGAAGCTGATCAATCAAGATCTGAATCTTCTGGCAATCAACAA ATTCATcacaatgaagaaaataatgaacaaaTGCAAGATGATGTAGCATTATCATTAGGAGCAGCCTTAGGAACTTTAGAAGCAGCCCTAGTAGAaagtgatgatgatgaaacaACTGCAAAAGATGAACATGACAGAGGCAAATTAACTACTAGACGATACCGTCGGTGTTATTAA
- the LOC122629314 gene encoding uncharacterized protein LOC122629314 isoform X1: protein MAVASDALYNARMASYVSSSAYYGYVPLCTRENMFDHINECNSDSSAPSIASNHFGSAMETDDDGYDYSAASCRLNNHYVIPEASLRRWHEVDNRQQYHCLSPTEQQQAVHGADTTRRRNRKRSNNDSGSTIELKKCRKGSCVYYGTGSAKNYGLATMHYESTSLCLNSINDKTLDHSLVMTESCCRAAGNHSLICNADYRHLSPSNGSKSSDSSVELGELLFETHGCSIYHYYRQQFAKHDIETEF from the exons atggCGGTTGCGAGCGATGCTCTATATAACGCGAGGATGGCGTCTTACGTATCGTCTAGCGCGTATTACGGTTACGTACCTCTCTGTACAAGAGAAAATATGTTCGATCATATCAACGAGTGTAATAGCGACAGCAGTGCACCTAGTATCGCGAGTAACCATTTTGGTTCAGCTATGGAAACGGATGATGATGGATATGACTATTCTGCGGCGTCATGCCGTCTGAATAACCATTACGTGATTCCAGAGGCGTCGTTGAGGAGGTGGCACGAGGTCGACAATAGACAGCAATACCACTGTTTATCACCGACGGAGCAACAACAGGCGGTCCATGGCGCCGACACGACGCGACGCAGGAACCGGAAACGATCCAATAACGATAGTGGTTCAACGatagaattgaaaaaatgtcGTAAAG GCAGCTGCGTTTACTATGGTACAGGGAGTGCAAAGAACTATGGATTGGCCACAATGCATTATGAGTCAACGTCATTATGCTTAAATTCCATCAACGATAAAACCTTGGATCATTCCTTGGTTATGACTGAAAGCTGCTGCAGGGCAGCAGGTAATCATAGTTTAATATGTAATGCAGATTATAGACATTTATCACCAAGCAATGGTTCTAAGTCGAGTGACAGCAGTGTGGAACTTGGGGAATTATTGTTCGAGACTCATGGATGCtccatatatcattattacagACAACAATTTGCAAAACATGATATTGAAACGGAATTTTAA
- the LOC122629313 gene encoding probable asparagine--tRNA ligase, mitochondrial isoform X3, which yields MFSRNITRLLFIQKYLLKRNARHFSRILDIILEKPVGKSTKVQGWVYAIRKMKNNIFFDVNDGSTNEMLQVVIPKSSKPVDLTYGSSINAEGIVTLAPNGRLELQVNETHVIGTCDVTKGYPLQPKKPYNAEYLRQYLHLRPRAQEFSSLLRLRDIATANINNHFRSRNFIHIHTPIITSNDCEGAGEVFIVRPDSKEVLESMKKDGMSLDEIYFNSKAYLTVSGQLQLEVLARTLSKVYTFGPTFRAENSKSRLHLSEFYMVEAEKAFVSNIEEIAEEIELLVKTVTKDMLDHNSLDFHHIGATEPQWLNSKFGYMTYDEAVNILNDHAVQLQHPIKYGDVLTKEHELFLVKYNNSVPLFVINWPKEGKPFYMKECSNDSSKDWIF from the exons atgTTTTCTAGAAATATAACACGATTATTGTTTATACAGAAATATCTTCTTAAGCGCAATGCACGtcatttttcaagaattttagATATCATTTTGGAGAAACCCGTGGGAAAAAGTACAAAAGTACAG GGATGGGTGTATGCAAtcaggaaaatgaaaaataatattttttttgatgtTAATGATGGATCAACCAATGAAATGCTCCAGGTTGTTATACCTAAATCTTCTAAACCAGTTGATTTAACTTATGGAAGTAGTATTAATGCAGAAGGTATAGTGACTTTAGCACCTAATGGTAGATTGGAATTACAAGTAAATGAGACACACGTTATTGGTACATGTGATGTTACCAAAGGATATCCATTACAACCAAAGAAACCTTATAATGCAGAATATTTAAgacaatatttacatttaaggCCAAGAGCACAGGAGTTCAGTAGTTTATTACGGTTACGTGACATAGCTActgcaaatattaataatcattttagaAGTAGAAATTTCATACATATTCATACACCAATAATAACTTCCAATGATTGTGAAGGTGCAGGTGAAGTTTTTATTGTAAGACCTGATTCCAAAGAAGTTCTTGAGAGTATGAAGAAAGATGGTATGTCAttagatgaaatttattttaattctaaagCATATTTAACTGTGTCTGGACAATTACAGTTAGAAGTTCTTGCAAG GACTCTTTCAAAGGTATATACTTTTGGACCTACATTTAGAGCTGAAAATTCAAAGTCAAGATTGCATTTATCAGAATTTTATATGGTAGAAGCTGAAAAAGCATTTGTTTcaaatattgaagaaatagCAGAAGAAATTGAACTCTTAGTGAAAACTGTAACTAAAGATATGCTTGATCATAACTCCCTTGATTTCCATCATATTGGTGCTACTGAACCACAGTGGTTAAATAGCAAATTTGGATACATGACTTATGATGAAGcagtaaatattttgaatgatCATGCAGTTCAATTACAGCATCCTATCAAATATGGAGATGTGTTGACCAAAGAACATGAACtttttttagtaaaatataataatagtgtTCCTCTTTTTGTTATAAACTGGCCAAAAGAGGGTAAACCTTTTTATATGAAAGAGTGTTCAAATGATTCTTCTAAG GACTGGATCTTTTAG
- the LOC122629314 gene encoding uncharacterized protein LOC122629314 isoform X2 encodes MAVASDALYNARMASYVSSSAYYGYVPLCTRENMFDHINECNSDSSAPSIASNHFGSAMETDDDGYDYSAASCRLNNHYVIPEASLRRWHEVDNRQQYHCLSPTEQQQAVHGADTTRRRNRKRSNNDSGSTIELKKCRKGSCVYYGTGSAKNYGLATMHYESTSLCLNSINDKTLDHSLVMTESCCRAAEDSDLD; translated from the exons atggCGGTTGCGAGCGATGCTCTATATAACGCGAGGATGGCGTCTTACGTATCGTCTAGCGCGTATTACGGTTACGTACCTCTCTGTACAAGAGAAAATATGTTCGATCATATCAACGAGTGTAATAGCGACAGCAGTGCACCTAGTATCGCGAGTAACCATTTTGGTTCAGCTATGGAAACGGATGATGATGGATATGACTATTCTGCGGCGTCATGCCGTCTGAATAACCATTACGTGATTCCAGAGGCGTCGTTGAGGAGGTGGCACGAGGTCGACAATAGACAGCAATACCACTGTTTATCACCGACGGAGCAACAACAGGCGGTCCATGGCGCCGACACGACGCGACGCAGGAACCGGAAACGATCCAATAACGATAGTGGTTCAACGatagaattgaaaaaatgtcGTAAAG GCAGCTGCGTTTACTATGGTACAGGGAGTGCAAAGAACTATGGATTGGCCACAATGCATTATGAGTCAACGTCATTATGCTTAAATTCCATCAACGATAAAACCTTGGATCATTCCTTGGTTATGACTGAAAGCTGCTGCAGGGCAGCAG AAGATTCAGATCTTGATTGA
- the LOC122629313 gene encoding probable asparagine--tRNA ligase, mitochondrial isoform X1 has product MFSRNITRLLFIQKYLLKRNARHFSRILDIILEKPVGKSTKVQGWVYAIRKMKNNIFFDVNDGSTNEMLQVVIPKSSKPVDLTYGSSINAEGIVTLAPNGRLELQVNETHVIGTCDVTKGYPLQPKKPYNAEYLRQYLHLRPRAQEFSSLLRLRDIATANINNHFRSRNFIHIHTPIITSNDCEGAGEVFIVRPDSKEVLESMKKDGMSLDEIYFNSKAYLTVSGQLQLEVLARTLSKVYTFGPTFRAENSKSRLHLSEFYMVEAEKAFVSNIEEIAEEIELLVKTVTKDMLDHNSLDFHHIGATEPQWLNSKFGYMTYDEAVNILNDHAVQLQHPIKYGDVLTKEHELFLVKYNNSVPLFVINWPKEGKPFYMKECSNDSSKVAGLDLLVPIVGELVGGSIREDNYEKLKLKLPSNHNLSWYLELRKYGNVSTGGFGMGFERFLQCVLGITNIKDTIPFPRWPHNCNL; this is encoded by the exons atgTTTTCTAGAAATATAACACGATTATTGTTTATACAGAAATATCTTCTTAAGCGCAATGCACGtcatttttcaagaattttagATATCATTTTGGAGAAACCCGTGGGAAAAAGTACAAAAGTACAG GGATGGGTGTATGCAAtcaggaaaatgaaaaataatattttttttgatgtTAATGATGGATCAACCAATGAAATGCTCCAGGTTGTTATACCTAAATCTTCTAAACCAGTTGATTTAACTTATGGAAGTAGTATTAATGCAGAAGGTATAGTGACTTTAGCACCTAATGGTAGATTGGAATTACAAGTAAATGAGACACACGTTATTGGTACATGTGATGTTACCAAAGGATATCCATTACAACCAAAGAAACCTTATAATGCAGAATATTTAAgacaatatttacatttaaggCCAAGAGCACAGGAGTTCAGTAGTTTATTACGGTTACGTGACATAGCTActgcaaatattaataatcattttagaAGTAGAAATTTCATACATATTCATACACCAATAATAACTTCCAATGATTGTGAAGGTGCAGGTGAAGTTTTTATTGTAAGACCTGATTCCAAAGAAGTTCTTGAGAGTATGAAGAAAGATGGTATGTCAttagatgaaatttattttaattctaaagCATATTTAACTGTGTCTGGACAATTACAGTTAGAAGTTCTTGCAAG GACTCTTTCAAAGGTATATACTTTTGGACCTACATTTAGAGCTGAAAATTCAAAGTCAAGATTGCATTTATCAGAATTTTATATGGTAGAAGCTGAAAAAGCATTTGTTTcaaatattgaagaaatagCAGAAGAAATTGAACTCTTAGTGAAAACTGTAACTAAAGATATGCTTGATCATAACTCCCTTGATTTCCATCATATTGGTGCTACTGAACCACAGTGGTTAAATAGCAAATTTGGATACATGACTTATGATGAAGcagtaaatattttgaatgatCATGCAGTTCAATTACAGCATCCTATCAAATATGGAGATGTGTTGACCAAAGAACATGAACtttttttagtaaaatataataatagtgtTCCTCTTTTTGTTATAAACTGGCCAAAAGAGGGTAAACCTTTTTATATGAAAGAGTGTTCAAATGATTCTTCTAAG GTTGCAGGACTGGATCTTTTAGTACCAATTGTTGGAGAATTAGTTGGAGGAAGCATTCGCGAAGATAATTATGAAAAGTTGAAGTTAAAATTACCTTCTAATCATAATTTATCATGGTATTTAGAATTACGCAAATACGGCAATGTATCTACTGGTGGTTTTGGGATGGGTTTTGAAAGATTTTTGCAATGTGTCTTGggaataacaaatattaaggATACAATTCCTTTTCCAAGATGGCCACATAATTGcaatttatga
- the LOC122629313 gene encoding probable asparagine--tRNA ligase, mitochondrial isoform X2, which translates to MKNNIFFDVNDGSTNEMLQVVIPKSSKPVDLTYGSSINAEGIVTLAPNGRLELQVNETHVIGTCDVTKGYPLQPKKPYNAEYLRQYLHLRPRAQEFSSLLRLRDIATANINNHFRSRNFIHIHTPIITSNDCEGAGEVFIVRPDSKEVLESMKKDGMSLDEIYFNSKAYLTVSGQLQLEVLARTLSKVYTFGPTFRAENSKSRLHLSEFYMVEAEKAFVSNIEEIAEEIELLVKTVTKDMLDHNSLDFHHIGATEPQWLNSKFGYMTYDEAVNILNDHAVQLQHPIKYGDVLTKEHELFLVKYNNSVPLFVINWPKEGKPFYMKECSNDSSKVAGLDLLVPIVGELVGGSIREDNYEKLKLKLPSNHNLSWYLELRKYGNVSTGGFGMGFERFLQCVLGITNIKDTIPFPRWPHNCNL; encoded by the exons atgaaaaataatattttttttgatgtTAATGATGGATCAACCAATGAAATGCTCCAGGTTGTTATACCTAAATCTTCTAAACCAGTTGATTTAACTTATGGAAGTAGTATTAATGCAGAAGGTATAGTGACTTTAGCACCTAATGGTAGATTGGAATTACAAGTAAATGAGACACACGTTATTGGTACATGTGATGTTACCAAAGGATATCCATTACAACCAAAGAAACCTTATAATGCAGAATATTTAAgacaatatttacatttaaggCCAAGAGCACAGGAGTTCAGTAGTTTATTACGGTTACGTGACATAGCTActgcaaatattaataatcattttagaAGTAGAAATTTCATACATATTCATACACCAATAATAACTTCCAATGATTGTGAAGGTGCAGGTGAAGTTTTTATTGTAAGACCTGATTCCAAAGAAGTTCTTGAGAGTATGAAGAAAGATGGTATGTCAttagatgaaatttattttaattctaaagCATATTTAACTGTGTCTGGACAATTACAGTTAGAAGTTCTTGCAAG GACTCTTTCAAAGGTATATACTTTTGGACCTACATTTAGAGCTGAAAATTCAAAGTCAAGATTGCATTTATCAGAATTTTATATGGTAGAAGCTGAAAAAGCATTTGTTTcaaatattgaagaaatagCAGAAGAAATTGAACTCTTAGTGAAAACTGTAACTAAAGATATGCTTGATCATAACTCCCTTGATTTCCATCATATTGGTGCTACTGAACCACAGTGGTTAAATAGCAAATTTGGATACATGACTTATGATGAAGcagtaaatattttgaatgatCATGCAGTTCAATTACAGCATCCTATCAAATATGGAGATGTGTTGACCAAAGAACATGAACtttttttagtaaaatataataatagtgtTCCTCTTTTTGTTATAAACTGGCCAAAAGAGGGTAAACCTTTTTATATGAAAGAGTGTTCAAATGATTCTTCTAAG GTTGCAGGACTGGATCTTTTAGTACCAATTGTTGGAGAATTAGTTGGAGGAAGCATTCGCGAAGATAATTATGAAAAGTTGAAGTTAAAATTACCTTCTAATCATAATTTATCATGGTATTTAGAATTACGCAAATACGGCAATGTATCTACTGGTGGTTTTGGGATGGGTTTTGAAAGATTTTTGCAATGTGTCTTGggaataacaaatattaaggATACAATTCCTTTTCCAAGATGGCCACATAATTGcaatttatga